Proteins encoded by one window of Haliotis asinina isolate JCU_RB_2024 chromosome 6, JCU_Hal_asi_v2, whole genome shotgun sequence:
- the LOC137287898 gene encoding monocarboxylate transporter 13-like, giving the protein MKEESKASFDVALSAVGGQFGHSVEGPFGVIEQHEAFKNPDESTVTPAPDGGRGWIILLVACLLLSATSIYRALQPASISVPQRHETTTQAITTSTVNGDLGLQPTSAPPDGSPGTGGKYVPPSSGGGLISSVDLVLMVTNLNQLMNMFNAGDNSIVQNITSILFALNKPDLAEKVLEVYRNRLVQTSPVVTTVVATNGVFSSVFGVFSSALILVFGYRCTAVAGSLVVGLGILGSYFCDHSNVVLISFLYGALTGIGQNMMYVSSFSAVLEYFKRRRLIALALVSIGNLLVIVPFVVLMVLVFPSAGMANSRSYFIMQFAVTGLLIPVSLMLKPLHLRMKGPVGGSLVSRQLGIQNLTIYKKPVLYTVTVTFFFWEGGYEIISKKLPGFKGLISIPNMADGLLLTLILSVAVLLGVCIAFCAGRCIRQRSAVIIFCVSCVSICFCSFLASQMNKEIYATVYSAVVGLLKGFTDPIILFTIPMFIGDNNISIGIGMVTVGQGLGKFLLPYLSDEIEGRTEKMDTPFYLVGGLYLMSCATMLVTYGIHKRAKIEDASRTKSDGKAAEPSATTSAVKVESPSRT; this is encoded by the exons ATGAAGGAAGAGAGTAAAGCATCATTTGACGTAGCTTTGTCTGCAGTAGGTGGTCAGTTCGGTCATTCCGTGGAAGGACCATTCGGAGTAATAGAACAGCATGAAGCCTTTAAG AACCCAGATGAAAGTACAGTCACACCTGCACCGGATGGAGGCAGAGGTTGGATAATCTTACTGGTGGCCTGTCTCCTCCTGTCTGCCACATCCATATACAGAGCACTTCAGCCAGCGTCAATATCAGTTCCGCAACGCCATGAAACAACTACACAGGCAATCACCACATCCACTGTCAACGGAGACTTGGGGCTGCAGCCAACATCCGCCCCTCCCGATGGATCTCCGGGGACAGGAGGTAAATATGTGCCAC CGTCATCAGGCGGTGGTTTGATATCCAGCGTTGACCTGGTACTGATGGTAACAAATCTGAATCAGTTAATGAATATGTTCAATGCTGGAGATAACAGTATCGTTCAAAACATCACATCAATCCTCTTTGCACTGAACAAGCCCGACTTGGCAGAGAAGGTTCTCGAAGTCTACAGGAATCGCCTTGTCCAAACCAGCCCTGTTGTAACAACTGTCGTTGCCACGAACGGCGTCTTCTCGTCAGTATTTG GTGTATTTAGCAGTGCACTGATATTGGTGTTTGGCTATCGTTGCACGGCGGTGGCGGGGAGTCTGGTTGTTGGACTTGGGATATTGGGCAGTTACTTCTGTGATCACTCTAACGTTGTCCTTATTTCGTTCCTGTACGGTGCTCTGACAG GAATTGGACAGAACATGATGTACGTCTCCAGTTTTTCGGCCGTTTTGGAGTATTTTAAACGAAGAAGACTTATTGCACTGGCACTGGTATCCATAGGAAATTTGCTGGTTATTGTCCCGTTTGTGGTCCTGATGGTGCTGGTCTTCCCGTCGGCGGGTATGGCCAACAGCAGATCGTACTTCATCATGCAGTTTGCAGTCACTGGCTTACTAATCCCAGTCAGTCTGATGCTGAAACCACTACATCTGAGGATGAAAGGCCCAGTAGGTGGAAGTCTGGTTTCACGGCAGCTGGGAATTCAAAACCTGACGATCTACAAGAAACCAGTTCTTTACACTGTCACAGTGACGTTCTTCTTCTGGGAGGGAG GTTACGAAATCATCAGCAAGAAGCTTCCTGGCTTTAAAGGCTTAATCTCCATCCCGAATATGGCCGATGGACTGCTATTGACCCTTATTCTGAGCGTCGCCGTGCTGTTGGGCGTCTGTATTGCCTTCTGTGCCGGCAGGTGCATCCGACAGAGGTCCGCCGTCATCATCTTCTGTGTAAGCTGCGTCAGTATATGTTTCTGCAGTTTCCTCGCAAGTCAGATGAACAAGGAAATCTATGCTACTGTGTATTCCGCTGTGGTCGGCCTGTTGAAGG GGTTTACAGATCCCATAATTCTGTTCACCATCCCCATGTTTATTGGAgacaacaacataagcattggCATCGGCATGGTAACGGTGGGACAAGGCCTTGGGAAATTCCTCCTCCCTTATCTATCAG ATGAGATCGAAGGAAGAACGGAGAAAATGGACACACCCTTCTACCTTGTGGGTGGCCTGTATCTGATGAGCtgtgcgactatgcttgtgacCTACGGCATACACAAACGGGCAAAGATTGAAGATGCATCTCGGACGAAGTCTGACGGGAAGGCCGCGGAACCATCAGCAACCACCTCTGCCGTGAAGGTCGAAAGTCCCTCAAGAACCTAA
- the LOC137287446 gene encoding uncharacterized protein encodes MSGHDDHKDQGSPPDEAGKKVFTMDYGIGQDLAIPTADAVENHLHGRKAWCLAFVVIIVACLRETFIELLPQVLLFMGSTNSSSSGYTGQIEIFPILPVEAQIVDTTYKAVYSVSVITSCILSVLTGYRWMTLIGSVLMAVGYLGAAFCDISNVYLISFLYGALPG; translated from the exons ATGAGCGGACATGACGACCACAAGGACCAAGGTTCCCCACCAGATGAAGCAGGGAAAAAG gtATTTACCATGGACTATGGAATTGGTCAAGATCTGGCCATTCCGACAGCAGATGCGGTTGAAAATCACCTTCATGGGCGGAAGGCTTGGTGTTTAGCATTCGTTGTTATTATTGTAGCATGTTTGAGGGAAACATTCATAGAGCTTCTGCCCCAAGTTCTGTTGTTTATGGGAAGTACAAACAGCTCATCATCTGGATACACAGGACAAATTGAAATTTTCCCAATACTGCCAGTGGAAGCACAAATAGTTGATACCACTTATAAGGCCGTGTATTCAGTGTCAG TAATAACAAGTTGTATTCTGTCTGTCTTGACTGGTTACCGGTGGATGACGCTGATCGGAAGTGTTCTGATGGCAGTGGGGTATCTCGGGGCTGCTTTCTGTGACATTTCCAACGTATATCTCATCTCCTTCCTGTACGGGGCACTACCAGGTTAG